A stretch of the Sulfurimonas sp. HSL3-1 genome encodes the following:
- a CDS encoding PDC sensor domain-containing protein, with protein MVARDIQNFSEIRTKARAYFCYLFSKNLPNRLPSITPEAIMVRMQKIMGDLRDAEGIYLLDQKGVQVTPTFLPGGKQTDEDFGRIRSDRAYYYRAAREKRCTITDPYPSLITQDLTITASQPIFDENGALLYVACLDMPLDAVLQIAHPMALHSFYGRLFRYGYAAFTFMLSMVALLLFIKGVTTFLHFGLDVRKIEIKEVFESTILLTLALAIFDLVKTLFEEEVLGRHRQDSGATDPHKTMVRFLGSIIIALSIEALMLVFKFAMTEPAMLVNAIYIIGGVSLLLVALALYIKFTKRAIEE; from the coding sequence ATGGTCGCACGCGACATACAGAACTTTTCCGAGATCCGCACGAAAGCGCGGGCCTATTTTTGCTACCTCTTTTCCAAGAACCTGCCCAACCGCCTGCCGTCGATCACCCCCGAAGCGATCATGGTACGCATGCAGAAGATCATGGGCGATCTGCGGGATGCAGAGGGAATCTACCTGCTGGACCAGAAGGGCGTTCAGGTCACCCCGACCTTTCTGCCGGGAGGGAAACAGACGGACGAGGATTTCGGGCGTATCCGCTCGGACCGCGCTTACTACTACCGCGCGGCACGGGAGAAGCGCTGTACCATCACCGATCCGTACCCGTCGCTGATCACCCAGGACCTTACGATTACGGCCTCGCAGCCGATCTTCGACGAAAACGGGGCGCTGCTCTACGTCGCCTGCCTGGATATGCCCCTGGACGCGGTGCTGCAGATCGCACACCCGATGGCGCTGCACTCCTTCTACGGGCGTCTTTTCCGTTATGGTTACGCTGCCTTTACCTTTATGCTGTCCATGGTGGCGCTGCTGCTCTTTATCAAGGGGGTGACGACCTTCCTGCACTTCGGGTTGGACGTGCGTAAAATCGAGATCAAGGAGGTTTTCGAGTCGACGATCCTCCTGACCCTGGCCCTGGCCATCTTCGACCTTGTCAAGACCCTCTTCGAAGAGGAGGTTCTGGGGCGCCACAGGCAGGACAGCGGGGCAACCGACCCGCATAAAACGATGGTACGTTTCCTCGGCTCCATCATCATCGCCCTCTCCATCGAGGCCCTGATGCTTGTCTTCAAGTTCGCGATGACCGAGCCGGCCATGCTGGTCAACGCCATCTACATCATCGGCGGGGTCTCCCTCCTGCTGGTGGCACTGGCACTCTATATCAAATTTACGAAACGAGCGATTGAAGAATGA